A single window of Stigmatopora nigra isolate UIUO_SnigA chromosome 20, RoL_Snig_1.1, whole genome shotgun sequence DNA harbors:
- the LOC144213289 gene encoding uncharacterized protein LOC144213289 — MLAERHRSFLSDFEDACSAWVNGAESDRLDVEELPVVSPGTDASDSDFFSDFSDSDSLSLSPSLDFGGGFPPEPVAAAGLSSTADAILNMITEIVGICTEMEQAGDAAHAPGATVKGESAGYPVTPSTPDFVIEVPLSQDGGRGEAKGPEVKREEDWEAERVKTAPSTLDPELLSSLLQGAFPTAHLGGVPAGGKSSRKARGSVAKSGAKSKAKAKAFPCSVEGCERRFSRSDELNRHVRVHTGQKPFQCGVCARSFSRSDHLTTHTRTHTGEKPFSCDVCGKRFARSDERKRHGRVHVKQQLRAQMMAAYSLAVCAV; from the exons ATGCTCGCCGAGCGCCACCGCAGCTTCCTGTCCGACTTTGAGGACGCGTGCAGCGCCTGGGTGAACGGCGCCGAGTCCGACCGCCTGGATGTGGAGGAACTACCGG tGGTCTCGCCGGGAACGGACGCCTCCGATTCCGATTTCTTCTCCGACTTCAGCGACTCCGACTCGCTCTCGCTGTCGCCCTCGCTGGACTTTGGCGGCGGCTTCCCGCCCGAACCGGTGGCGGCCGCGGGTTTGAGCAGCACGGCGGACGCCATCCTCAACATGATTACGGAGATCGTGGGGATCTGCACGGAAATGGAGCAGGCGGGTGACGCAGCCCACGCCCCCGGGGCCACGGTTAAGGGCGAGTCGGCCGGATACCCGGTCACGCCGTCCACTCCGGACTTTGTCATAGAGGTCCCGTTGAGCCAAGATGGAGGCCGGGGAGAGGCCAAGGGGCCGGAGGTCAAGCGGGAAGAGGACTGGGAGGCGGAGCGGGTGAAAACCGCGCCCTCCACTCTGGACCCCGAGCTCCTGTCGTCCCTCCTGCAGGGCGCCTTCCCCACGGCGCACCTGGGCGGCGTCCCGGCGGGCGGCAAATCATCCCGGAAGGCCCGCGGCTCCGTGGCCAAGAGCGGCGCCAAGAGCAAGGCCAAGGCCAAGGCTTTCCCTTGCTCGGTGGAAGGCTGCGAGCGGCGCTTTTCGCGCTCGGACGAACTCAACAGACACGTGCGCGTGCACACGGGACAGAAGCCCTTCCAGTGTGGCGTGTGCGCCCGCAGCTTCAGCCGCAGCGACCACCTGACCACGCACACGCGCACCCACACCGGCGAGAAGCCCTTCTCCTGCGACGTGTGCGGGAAGCGCTTTGCGCGCAGCGACGAGAGGAAGCGGCACGGCCGCGTGCACGTCAAGCAGCAGCTTCGGGCGCAGATGATGGCCGCCTACTCGTTGGCCGTCTGCGCCGTGTga
- the cyp17a2 gene encoding cytochrome P450 17A2 → MWLFCWPFISVPLVLTALAILAVATTRRRGGMPGLPRLPVVGSLPWLGGRTPPHLLFTQLGTRYGPLFEVYLGPHRTVVINDHVQAKEVLLQRGRDFAGRPSMVTTDLLTRGGKDIAFADYSPLWKLHRRLVHASFALFGEGSNRLQEMVLSEAEGLCHDLLSGEGRSVDPSAAVTAAVTNVVCTLVFGSAYKRGDQELEEVLRYNHGIVRTITRGGLVDVFSWMKVFPNASLTELKSCIAVRDRLLARKLREHKASPSQSEPRDLLDALLKGQSSSGSDGEHITDDHVLMTAAEAFGAGVETTSTTLLWILAYLLHHPEVQERVQTELDDEVGDRAVRAADRARLPYLDAVISEGMRIRPVSPVLIPHVAMTDSSIGHHAVHRGTRVLVNMWAIHHDPAHWEHPDLFTPGRFLDERGRRVTPSRFLPFGAGPRICVGESLARTELFLFLSTMLQRMSFVLPPGAPPPDLRGRLGVVLQPLPYKMAVTARAGWAPPGARA, encoded by the exons ATGTGGCTGTTTTGTTGGCCGTTCATTTCAGTGCCGCTCGTCCTCACCGCGCTGGCCATCCTGGCCGTGGCGACCACTCGGCGCCGGGGTGGGATGCCGGGCCTCCCGCGTCTGCCTGTGGTGGGGAGCCTTCCTTGGCTGGGGGGACGTACGCCCCCTCACCTGCTCTTCACGCAGTTGGGCACAAG ATATGGGCCGCTGTTCGAAGTCTACCTGGGTCCGCACCGCACTGTGGTCATCAACGACCACGTCCAGGCCAAAGAAGTTCTCCTACAACGAGGTCGGGATTTCGCCGGACGCCCCAGCATGGTGACCACCGACCTTCTGACCCGCGGGGGAAAAGACATCGCCTTCGCCGACTACTCGCCTCTGTGGAAGCTTCACCGCCGTCTGGTCCACGCGTCCTTCGCTCTGTTTGGAGAAGGAAGCAACCGTTTGCAGGAGATGG ttctgTCCGAGGCGGAGGGCCTCTGCCACGACCTACTGTCCGGGGAAGGCCGTAGCGTGGATCCGTCGGCGGCGGTGACGGCGGCCGTGACCAATGTGGTCTGCACGCTGGTGTTTGGCTCCGCCTACAAACGCGGGGACCAGGAACTGGAAGAGGTCTTGCGCTACAACCACGGTATCGTGCGCACCATCACCCGGGGAGGACTGGTGGACGTTTTCTCCTGGATGAAG GTTTTCCCCAACGCGTCACTGACTGAACTGAAATCCTGCATCGCCGTGAGAGACCGCCTCCTGGCGCGAAAGCTGCGGGAACACAAG GCCTCACCGAGTCAAAGCGAGCCTCGAGATCTTCTGGACGCTTTGCTGAAAGGTCAAAGTTCTTCCGGGTCCGACGGCGAGCACATCACCGACGACCACGTGTTGATGACGGCGGCGGAAGCCTTCGGTGCCGGCGTGGAGACCACGTCTACCACGCTTCTCTGGATCCTGGCCTACTTGCTCCATCACCCCGAG GTCCAGGAGCGCGTGCAGACGGAACTGGATGACGAGGTGGGCGATCGAGCGGTGCGGGCGGCAGATCGGGCGCGCCTACCGTATCTGGACGCCGTCATCAGCGAGGGGATGCGGATCCGGCCGGTCAGCCCGGTCTTGATCCCGCACGTTGCCATGACCGACAGCAG CATCGGCCATCACGCCGTCCACCGCGGGACTCGGGTGTTGGTCAACATGTGGGCCATCCATCACGACCCCGCCCACTGGGAGCACCCCGACCTGTTCACTCCGG GTCGCTTTCTGGACGAGAGAGGTCGCCGGGTGACGCCGTCCCGCTTCCTGCCGTTTGGGGCGGGGCCTCGCATCTGCGTGGGCGAATCGCTAGCCAGGACAGAGCTCTTTCTTTTCCTGTCTACCATGCTCCAGCGAATGAGCTTCGTGCTCCCCCCCGGGGCCCCGCCTCCCGACCTGCGCGGACGCCTGGGCGTGGTCCTGCAGCCGCTACCTTACAAAATGGCCGTGACGGCCAGGGCCGGTTGGGCCCCCCCGGGTGCCCGTGCTTGA
- the LOC144213288 gene encoding uncharacterized protein LOC144213288, giving the protein MEYHSGGSLPLLGRPRYCPGANANGGYLCETGHCCGQTGCCTYYYELWWFWLLWTALIMFSCCCAYRHRRAKARAQQQQRRQREISLLAYQGTASYPSSMLDLSFLASLKLPSYEEVAARPSTPPPPYSSVFTAPRYPQPPRAADPHLLTLHRPLSDGPSSLSSDNSSSCSCDSCCPSSPCSSSPSAPLTYETDTSHASTPSEAAAALPFDVGAARTAPPSPDPDGPSPASPAEREPACQVPGSPGEGAAPPTPAPPSALAPPRTSPSPRPSPSTAKQTLFSPCVDVFEAEAGEDDDDEDEDVDADESQYRHRRLTGDSGIEVCRCRVQGQETREEDAEPERERDPDVHDSTDCPSKRTPLPCPPPEEVVIVVETA; this is encoded by the exons ATGGAGTACCACTCTGGTGGTAGCCTGCCCCTGCTGGGGAGACCGCGCTATTGCCCCGGGGCCAACGCCAATGGCGGCTACCTCTGCGAGACGGGGCACTGTTGCGGTCAGACCGGATGCTGCACCTACTACTACGAGCTGTGGT GGTTCTGGTTGCTGTGGACGGCCCTCATCATGTTCAGCTGCTGTTGCGCCTACCGCCACCGCCGCGCCAAAGCTCGCgctcagcagcagcagcgacGCCAGCGCGAGATCAGCCTGCTGGCGTACCAGGGCACCGCCTCCTACCCGTCCTCCATGCTGGACCTCA GTTTCCTGGCGTCACTCAAGCTGCCCTCCTACGAGGAGGTGGCGGCGCGGCCTTCCACGCCGCCGCCCCCTTACAGCTCGGTGTTCACGGCGCCACGCTACCCGCAGCCCCCCCGCGCCGCCGACCCCCACCTGCTGACTCTGCACCGCCCCCTCAGCGACGGCCCCTCCTCCCTCAGCTCGGACAACAG CTCCAGCTGCTCCTGCGACTCCTGCTGCCCTTCGTCCCCGtgtagctcctccccctcgGCTCCCCTGACCTACGAGACGGACACCAGCCACGCCTCCACGCCCAgcgaggcggcggcggccctcCCTTTTGACGTCGGAGCCGCGCGGACGGCTCCGCCCTCTCCCGACCCGGACGGTCCGAGCCCCGCTTCGCCGGCGGAGCGAGAGCCCGCCTGCCAGGTGCCGGGGTCGCCCGGCGAGGGCGCGGCTCCCCCCACCCCGGCCCCTCCCTCCGCCCTGGCCCCTCCCCGCACCTCGCCGTCCCCCCGGCCCTCCCCGTCGACGGCCAAGCAGACGCTCTTCTCGCCGTGCGTGGACGTCTTTGAAGCGGAGGCGGGCGAGGATGAtgacgacgaggacgaggacgtGGACGCCGACGAGAGCCAGTATCGCCACCGGCGTCTGACGGGCGATTCGGGCATCGAGGTGTGCCGCTGCCGCGTCCAAGGCCAGGAGACGCGGGAGGAGGACGCCGAGCCAGAGAGGGAACGGGACCCCGACGTCCACGACAGCACCGACTGTCCCTCCAAGCGCACGCCCTTGCCGTGCCCGCCCCCCGAGGAGGTGGTGATCGTGGTGGAGACGGCCTGA
- the LOC144213961 gene encoding uncharacterized protein LOC144213961: MKLASTVFIWAAVTVVTATDLCYSDRDKDHRLRLNCTAANLHVLPEDVQPTTEVLLFPGNRFSDLSWESFRILSQLHELDLTANEVSGVSAVTVPLLLHLGVLRLGRNRLTTLPGRAFLACPALTELHLNDNAIQSLDRDAFAGLGVLEVLDLSSNRIRVLPALLLRPLPVIETLYLENNQVSELADDWFNPREDVPYLFLSANPWACACQLVYLNTYLKDFYFNFYVRDGPIKSVDPKSLVCHSPPRFKGRAVHDIQEDDICGWTTLPPTGPAATTPGPTARVTEWEAGRGDGAVIRHPTPTTSPAPLPTTTWISTTLTPTLPPTTSPAPLPTTALDPTTLTPRLTTEPFGTWRPVGTRGEAVSLRRSPAVFCVWLLAGYACLCVAALGSILLTLVKLAIWYKVAYKPLSSALAGRRGGAAKGGRRPVYRSVLFVSREAEAMSYVTSLRRAPGTERALEQWSGAVDGPRGGEAGVGWRQRFSVLLRQEREGAGCRRATESLQLDARRELMAAGLVEGLTEEEAGKAPSRARRPGRRLRRHHVLTPTRKKRPVVPRHDAVRTPEGAVEALRPQWDRSPAAISSPWRGSPRISALAVARR; encoded by the exons GTTCTCTTGTTTCCCGGAAACCGCTTCTCCGACCTATCCTGGGAATCCTTCCGGATTTTGAGCCAGCTCCACGAGCTGGACCTGACGGCTAACGAGGTGTCGGGGGTGAGCGCCGTCACCGTGCCGCTCCTGCTCCATCTGGGCGTCCTCCGGCTGGGACGCAATCGGCTGACGACGCTACCCGGCCGGGCTTTCCTGGCTTGCCCCGCCTTGACGGAGCTCCACCTGAACGACAACGCCATCCAGTCTCTGGACCGGGACGCCTTTGCGGGACTGGGAGTTTTGGAAGTCCTGGACCTGTCGTCCAATCGCATCCGAGTCCTCCCCGCCCTCTTGCTCCGCCCGCTGCCCGTGATAGAAACGCTGTACCTGGAGAACAACCAG GTCAGCGAGCTTGCGGACGATTGGTTCAACCCGCGGGAAGACGTGCCCTACCTGTTCCTCTCTGCCAACCCGTGGGCGTGTGCCTGCCAGCTGGTGTACTTGAACACCTACTTGAAAGACTTCTACTTCAACTTCTACGTGAGGGACGGCCCCATTAAATCCGTCGACCCCAAAAGTTTG GTGTGCCACTCGCCTCCCAGGTTCAAGGGTCGAGCCGTCCACGACATCCAAGAGGACGACATATGCGGGTGGACTACGCTTCCGCCAACCGGCCCAGCCGCGACCACGCCAGGCCCGACCGCCAGGGTCACCGAATGGGAAGCCGGCAGAGGCGACGGGGCCGTGATTCGGCATCCTACGCCCACTACTTCCCCGGCGCCGCTTCCTACCACAACATGGATCTCCACCACTCTGACACCAACGCTTCCGCCAACTACTTCTCCAGCGCCGCTTCCGACCACGGCGTTGGATCCCACCACTCTGACGCCACGGCTGACCACCGAGCCCTTTGGGACATGGCGGCCGGTGGGCACGCGGGGTGAAGCGGTGTCCCTCCGCCGCTCGCCCGCCGTCTTTTGCGTGTGGTTGTTGGCCGGCTACGCCTGTCTGTGCGTGGCGGCGTTGGGGAGCATCCTCCTTACGTTGGTCAAACTAGCCATCTGGTACAAAGTAGCCTACAAGCCGCTAAGCTCCGCCCTCGCCGGGCGCCGCGGCGGAGCGGCGAAAGGCGGCCGCAGGCCGGTTTATCGTTCGGTGCTGTTCGTGAGCCGCGAGGCCGAGGCCATGTCGTACGTGACGAGCCTGCGCCGCGCACCCGGGACGGAGAGGGCGCTGGAGCAATGGAGCGGTGCCGTGGATGGGCCTCGGGGCGGCGAGGCGGGGGTCGGGTGGCGTCAACGTTTCAGCGTGCTTCTGCGGCAGGAGAGGGAG GGTGCCGGATGCAGAAGGGCGACTGAGTCCCTCCAGCTCGACGCACGACGGGAGCTGATGGCGGCGGGGCTGGTGGAGGGTCTCACCGAGGAGGAGGCGGGGAAGGCTCCAAGCAGAGCGAGGAGGCCCGGCCG GCGACTACGCCGCCATCATGTCCTCACGCCAACGCGCAAAAAGCGACCGGTCGTCCCTCGTCATGACGCCGTCAGAACGCCGGAGGGCGCCGTAGAGGCGCTGCGCCCTCA GTGGGATCGCTCGCCGGCCGCCATCTCGTCCCCGTGGCGTGGCTCACCCAGGATCTCGGCCCTCGCCGTAGCTCGTCGCTAA